In Flavobacterium luteolum, the DNA window TTTATTTTCTTTGCTTATTGCAAAAAGAACTTCGGCACCTCCTATAATATGATGCGTTTTACTGTTGCCTAAGTCTAGGCTTAGCTGTGTTTTGAGGCGAGTACGCAACTGAAAATTCTCTTCGGCATTACTGAAATCTGGATTGAAAAATTTCCTAAACTCTTGTCTTATCGTATTTTTCCATTTCAGTCCGTTGCCTTCTGTGATATAAGAATAGCGTCCGTACAATCTAAATTCCTGTTCAATTGCAGGATTTAATTCCTCATAAGGCGCTTCAGAGTCATAATTATTAGATCTTCTGTAGCTAAGCGCATATGAGTATTCCCAATTCTTGCTATAACGGTTAGAAATTTCCTCGTTGATTACCAGAATTGCCATTTTAGAAAATGGATTATTCTCATCTGGACTGCTCTTTAGTCCATAGCCTACATAAGTTGTCGATTCTTTTTGTTTAAGTGAATCTAAAGACTGTCTAACTCCAAACGCGAACCAAGCTGCGTTTTTTCCTTCTCCTAAACCTGGTGGACTTAACTGTGCGTATGATTTATTACTAAATGTGACCACAAAAATGACCACTGCCAATAGCAATTTGCTTTTTGCAGACACGTTTTTCATATTTTCTAAATTTTAAAATTTGTAGCTTATTCCTGCTTTTACAGCGAACGGAGTTCCGGGAGTAAAACATAATTCTGATACTGAACTAGCCTCGTCTCTAAGTCTGGTTTCTGTTTCAAATTGCGCTTCATTCCATTTGGTATTAAAGATGTTTTGAAACTGCATATTTACTTCCCAGTTTCTTTTTCCATAAGCCAAGACAAGATCATTAACAAAATAGCCTCGTGTTCTTACTGAATTGTCTTCTATGGCAGGTCGCGAATCCATATAGCGGTATCTTAAATTTGCTGAAAAACCTGAAGGAAGTTTTACTGCAACACCTCCAGTACTGGTAAGAGTTGGTACTAACGGAATATAATCTTCTCCTTTTGGCTCATCAATAAAACGGGCATGGGCATAATTAAGATCTCCGTCTAAATAAAGCCAAGAAATGGGTTGGTATCTCAAACTCAAATCAAAACCTAAACGACGTGTTTTTCCTGATGGCTCTACCACTGCTTCGTCTCCAACATATACAAATTCCTGCTGCAAATACATGTGCCAGATCGCTGGCTGAATAATCATATTGGCTGTTGGGCGCAGAATAACACCAAAATCACTTCCAAAAGAATAAGGAAGAATGTCTTTTCCATCTTGTGCTACTACAACTCTTACGTCGTTTGAGTGAAATCCAAAACCAGATTTAATATACCATTGCACATTTTGGTTCTGTGTATACGAAATATTCAATTTTGGACTTACTCTAGCCGCCGAAGCTTCTTTCGCCGCAGGTAAACTAGCAAGACGATCGTGAAGACTAAAGGTAAAATAGTCTAGCCTCGCTGATGGATTGATTAGCCATTTCCCTATTCTATAATCAATTGAGGTATAACCGTGAACATTGACTTCTGTAGCAGATCCATCAGATAATCTATCTAATAATAAATCACGCTGAAAAACATGGCTTAATTGTAAATCCTTGATATCATCAAAACGGAATCCTGCTCCCGATGTCCAAGTCATGTTGCTATTTTCAAATGCAAATCTTCGGACATACTTATTTTCAAGACCATAAATAGAACGATTGTCAGTTTGCTGAATCTCATCTCCGTAAACAGGATCGTTTAGAAAAAAAGTAAAATTCGAAAACAGATTAAAATTATATTTAGAATAGAATAAATTGCTCGAAAACTCT includes these proteins:
- a CDS encoding DUF2490 domain-containing protein codes for the protein MKNVSAKSKLLLAVVIFVVTFSNKSYAQLSPPGLGEGKNAAWFAFGVRQSLDSLKQKESTTYVGYGLKSSPDENNPFSKMAILVINEEISNRYSKNWEYSYALSYRRSNNYDSEAPYEELNPAIEQEFRLYGRYSYITEGNGLKWKNTIRQEFRKFFNPDFSNAEENFQLRTRLKTQLSLDLGNSKTHHIIGGAEVLFAISKENKPEKEWSKFDYKESRFTLYYSLTPHEIPFIFDVGYMYNLIGKGSDISDVNYLALDIIWKNPFGA
- a CDS encoding TonB-dependent receptor: MRNKLFTAIVIVLLAAQNGFAQEVNKPEAKKIEVNKSEADTVHLSKIVISNIDFRKQIMKVDLKMAPVNSAQDLLRKVPGLFIAQHAGGGKAEQIFLRGFDNDHGTDISVMADGMPVNIVSHAHGQGYADLHFLIPETIKDIDFGKGSYYADKGDFNTSGYVNFSTYDKLENNLFKIEGGSFNTMRAVTMLNLINKNDKDKSFYVAGEFNYTDGPFDVKQDFTRVNFLAKYSQWIDEKQYISILGSTFFSNWNASGQIPERAVEEGIISRWGSIDPTEGGRTSRTNLAVNYKYLANENEEFSSNLFYSKYNFNLFSNFTFFLNDPVYGDEIQQTDNRSIYGLENKYVRRFAFENSNMTWTSGAGFRFDDIKDLQLSHVFQRDLLLDRLSDGSATEVNVHGYTSIDYRIGKWLINPSARLDYFTFSLHDRLASLPAAKEASAARVSPKLNISYTQNQNVQWYIKSGFGFHSNDVRVVVAQDGKDILPYSFGSDFGVILRPTANMIIQPAIWHMYLQQEFVYVGDEAVVEPSGKTRRLGFDLSLRYQPISWLYLDGDLNYAHARFIDEPKGEDYIPLVPTLTSTGGVAVKLPSGFSANLRYRYMDSRPAIEDNSVRTRGYFVNDLVLAYGKRNWEVNMQFQNIFNTKWNEAQFETETRLRDEASSVSELCFTPGTPFAVKAGISYKF